A window from Drosophila nasuta strain 15112-1781.00 chromosome 3, ASM2355853v1, whole genome shotgun sequence encodes these proteins:
- the LOC132791318 gene encoding proton-associated sugar transporter A, producing MVGVTADSSQAAQLSSAKNPMIKYMLKQRENHARDQDADYSHVFRRKTRFELFRLSAIAMAIEFAYAAETSFVSPILLQIGIDHKHMTMAWGLSPLIGFFVSPLLGSISDRCKLRWGRRRPIISLLSLGILCGLVLVPYGKDLGVWLGDVGYNYTSQEHGLDTTPSVVPEEEEGAWPVNFKFAAILTILGMVLLDFDADTCQTPARTYLLDMCVPEEQPKALTMFTLFAGFGGTIGYAIGGIDWETTHIGAFLGGNIPTVFSLVTIIFVVCYLITVTTFREIPLQLIENDELLRPLSEAAIKKELKKNNNAIYYIQEMQIADDLKAANNAMQSYQNSYLPSITAKSKLQDVETQSEAEPPVSLSAYLKSIFIMPYSMRMLALTNLFCWMGHVTYCLYFTDFVGEAVFHGNPTAPPNSPALLLYEEGVRFGCWGMSIYAFSCSIYSLSVTKLMKWFGTKAVYISGMIYYGVGMLILGLWPTKWGVLVFSTSAGILYGTLFTMPFILVANYHAKNCFSVRNGETVPLKQARGLGTDVAIISSMVFIAQLIVSVSVGPLVAWMETTCAILYASTFLSFTAAIAAMFVLYV from the exons ATGGTGGGCGTAACCGCCGATTCATCACAGGCAGCTCAGCTGTCATCTGCCAAGAATCCCATGATCAAGTACATGCTGAAGCAGCGTGAGAATCATGCGAGGGATCAGGATGCGGACTATTCGCATGTGTTTCGTCGCAAGACACGTTTCGAGCTGTTTCGCCTCTCGGCCATCGCGATGGCCATCGAGTTTGCCTATGCGGCCGAGACGAGTTTTGTGTCGCCAATTCTGCTGCAGATTGGCATCGACCACAAGCACATGACCATGGCCTGGGGACTGTCGCCACTGATTGGTTTCTTTGTATCGCCGCTGCTGGGCAGCATCAGTGATCGCTGTAAACTGCGCTGGGGCCGACGACGTCCAATCATCTCGCTGCTCTCGCTGGGAATACTGTGTGGCCTTGTCCTCGTTCCCTACGGCAAAGATTTGGGCGTTTGGCTTGGTGATGTGGGCTACAACTATACGAGCCAAGAGCATGGCTTAGATACAACACCGAGTGTTGTaccggaggaggaggagggagcATGGCCagtgaatttcaaatttgctgcAATTTTAACCATACTGGGCATGGTGCTATTGGACTTTGATGCGGACACCTGCCAGACACCTGCTCGCACCTATTTGCTGGACATGTGTGTGCCCGAGGAGCAACCGAAGGCGCTCACCATGTTTACACTATTCGCTGGCTTTGGTGGCACTATTGGTTACGCCATTGGCGGCATCGATTGGGAGACAACGCATATTGGCGCCTTTCTCGGTGGCAATATACCAACGGTGTTTAGTCTGGTGACAATTATATTTGTGGTCTGTTACTTGATTACGGTGACGACTTTCCGTGAGATTCCACTGCAGCTCATCGAAAACGATGAGTTGTTGCGCCCACTCTCCGAGGCAGCCATCAAGAAGGAGctgaagaagaacaacaatgcAATTTATTACATACAGGAAATGCAAATAGCCGACGATCTGAAGGCAGCCAACAATGCCATGCAGAGCTATCAGAATAGCTACTTGCCTTCGATTACAGCCAAGTCGAAGCTACAGGATGTGGAAACGCAGTCGGAAGCCGAGCCGCCAGTTTCATTGAGCGCTTATCTCAAGAGCATCTTCATCATGCCGTATTCGATGCGTATGCTGGCGTTGACCAATCTCTTTTGCTGGATGGGACATGTCACCTATTGCCTGTACTTCACCGACTTTGTAGGCGAGGCAGTGTTCCATGGCAATCCCACGGCGCCACCGAACTCGCCGGCATTGTTGCTGTATGAGGAGGGCGTTCGCTTTGGTTGCTGGGGCATGTCCATCTATGCCTTCTCCTGTTCCATTTACTCGCTGTCTGTGACCAAGCTGATGAAGTGGTTTGG CACCAAGGCAGTTTATATTAGCGGCATGATTTACTATGGCGTTGGCATGCTCATACTCGGTCTGTGGCCCACCAAGTGGGGTGTATTAGTTTTCAGCACTTCGGCTGGCATACTCTATGGCACACTGTTTACCATGCCATTTATTCTGGTGGCCAATTATCACGCTAAGAATTGT TTCAGCGTACGTAATGGCGAGACGGTGCCTTTGAAGCAGGCTCGTGGCCTGGGCACCGATGTTgccatcatcagcagcatGGTCTTTATTGCCCAACTGATTGTCTCGGTCAGCGTTGGTCCTTTGGTTGCCTGGATGGAGACAACGTGCGCAATACTTTATGCGTCGACATTCTTGTCCTTCACCGCGGCCATTGCTGCCATGTTCGTACTGTATGTCTAA
- the LOC132788301 gene encoding palmitoyltransferase ZDHHC6: MDEEANELKRFLHWGPILTIGNTLIIGLTTLSWWPKDFSFTTQAHLGMFMLVNVLAAYNFVMAIMVGPGFLPKQWRPQNSRDSKYLQYCRKCDGLKAPRSHHCRRCNRCVKKMDHHCPWINHCVGWSNQAYFVYFVFFYMLSNLHAAVVLALSGSSYFIEHSIRRRRSGNIFGLSMCLICFSLALGMVLCMVKLLVVQLRIILGNKTSIEQWIVEKANNRRCCKQHKLEPFVYPYNLGWYFNLGQVFNIESQTRSQGIEWPVRKGCDQYTLTKEQMAQKKEKLERSRIYRCIRRSTGYWFPIFSQGLMATVCVPCADDPRICVELNDLIRVTRIQDYWLFGELVRFERGEPHDMHRRCTRGWFPSRCAIDVTEQMDAKELSELKNSQSKIKQKLNQD, encoded by the coding sequence ATGGATGAGGAAGCGAATGAATTGAAGCGATTTTTGCATTGGGGTCCCATTTTGACCATTGGAAATACTTTAATCATTGGATTGACAACTTTGTCGTGGTGGCCCAAGGATTTCTCTTTCACAACTCAAGCTCATCTTGGCATGTTTATGCTGGTCAATGTCTTGGCTGCCTACAACTTTGTCATGGCCATAATGGTTGGTCCTGGCTTCCTACCTAAGCAGTGGAGACCACAGAACAGCAGAGACtctaaatatttgcaatactGTCGAAAGTGCGATGGCCTTAAGGCGCCTCGATCGCATCATTGTCGTCGTTGCAATCGCTGCGTCAAGAAGATGGATCATCATTGTCCCTGGATCAATCATTGCGTCGGTTGGTCGAATCAGGCTTATTTCGTTTACTTTGTGTTCTTCTATATGCTGAGCAACTTGCATGCTGCTGTGGTTCTTGCTCTGAGTGGATCCAGCTACTTTATAGAGCACAGCATCAGAAGACGTCGCTCCGGCAACATCTTTGGCTTATCAATGTGCTTGATTTGCTTTAGTCTTGCCTTGGGAATGGTGCTTTGTATGGTGAAGTTGCTTGTTGTACAATTGCGAATTATTCTAGGAAATAAGACGAGCATTGAACAATGGATTGTGGAGAAGGCGAACAATCGACGCTGCTGCAAGCAGCATAAGCTGGAGCCATTTGTTTATCCCTACAACCTAGGTTGGTATTTCAATCTCGGTCAAGTGTTCAACATAGAGTCGCAAACACGTAGCCAAGGCATCGAGTGGCCAGTGCGCAAAGGTTGTGATCAGTACACTTTGACAAAGGAGCAGATGGCTCAGAAGAAAGAGAAGCTCGAACGCTCGAGAATTTACAGATGCATCAGGCGATCGACGGGATACTGGTTTCCCATTTTCTCGCAGGGTTTAATGGCCACTGTCTGCGTGCCATGCGCTGATGATCCACGCATCTGTGTGGAGCTCAATGATCTGATCAGAGTGACACGAATTCAAGATTATTGGCTGTTTGGTGAATTGGTGCGTTTCGAACGTGGAGAGCCGCATGATATGCACCGGAGATGCACTCGAGGTTGGTTTCCGAGTCGTTGTGCCATTGATGTTACAGAGCAAATGGATGCCAAAGAATTATCAGAATTAAAGAACAGCCAAAGCAAGataaaacagaaattaaaTCAGGATTAG